The following proteins are co-located in the Alcaligenes faecalis genome:
- a CDS encoding urate hydroxylase PuuD has translation MYAYLLEYGNLLLRWLHVIAAVAWIGESIYFVMLDNGLKPPKGEESKKRGVFGEMWAVHGGGFYHNQKYLTNPAELPDDLHWSFWKSYTTWLSGFFLFALLYLTKPEFYLVNPNSPWEWAAQMTGTQANVMAIAFLVLGWVVYNGLCRLISPNMNRDGLLSVAVAIMMVVVAYLSAHIFSGRAAFLLTGAVMATSMSANVFFWIIPGQRRMVKALKAGQAPNPLDGKRGKQRSVHNTYFTLPVLLLMLSNHYSFTYNNPNAWIIMVLFIFAGALIRQYFVLMHAGIKKPAYPAAGVVLLLIVGYLAAPASLKGEVASAPEAASGAETISVARVQEIMDARCVQCHAAKPNADFGFTAAPAGMLLDTIDNTVLHAEQVKTVVHSMYMPLGNMTKMTDEERAAIAAWSGTRD, from the coding sequence ATGTACGCTTACCTACTTGAGTACGGCAACCTGCTGCTGCGCTGGTTGCACGTCATTGCGGCCGTCGCCTGGATTGGCGAGTCCATCTACTTTGTGATGCTGGACAACGGCCTGAAACCACCTAAAGGCGAAGAAAGCAAGAAACGCGGTGTGTTTGGCGAGATGTGGGCTGTCCACGGCGGTGGCTTCTATCACAACCAGAAATACCTGACCAACCCGGCCGAACTGCCCGATGACCTGCATTGGTCTTTCTGGAAGTCCTACACCACCTGGTTGTCCGGTTTCTTTCTGTTCGCCCTGCTCTACCTGACCAAGCCCGAGTTCTATCTGGTCAACCCCAACAGTCCCTGGGAATGGGCCGCTCAAATGACCGGTACCCAAGCCAACGTCATGGCCATTGCTTTCCTGGTACTGGGCTGGGTGGTCTATAACGGCCTGTGCCGCCTGATCAGCCCCAACATGAACCGCGACGGTCTGCTGAGCGTGGCGGTGGCGATCATGATGGTGGTCGTGGCTTACCTGAGCGCGCACATCTTCTCGGGTCGTGCTGCTTTCTTGCTGACTGGCGCTGTCATGGCCACCAGCATGTCGGCCAACGTGTTCTTCTGGATCATCCCCGGCCAGCGCCGCATGGTCAAGGCACTGAAAGCCGGTCAGGCGCCCAACCCACTGGACGGCAAGCGCGGTAAACAGCGTTCGGTACACAATACCTACTTCACGCTGCCCGTTCTGCTGCTGATGCTGAGCAACCACTACTCGTTCACGTATAACAACCCCAATGCGTGGATCATCATGGTGCTGTTCATCTTTGCCGGCGCCCTGATTCGTCAATACTTCGTGCTGATGCACGCTGGCATCAAAAAGCCTGCCTACCCGGCTGCCGGTGTTGTGCTGCTACTGATCGTTGGCTACCTGGCTGCCCCTGCCAGCCTGAAAGGGGAAGTTGCCAGTGCGCCAGAAGCGGCGAGCGGTGCTGAAACCATCAGTGTTGCCCGTGTTCAGGAAATCATGGATGCACGATGTGTTCAGTGCCACGCGGCCAAGCCCAATGCCGACTTCGGCTTTACGGCGGCTCCTGCTGGCATGTTGCTCGATACCATCGATAACACGGTGCTGCACGCCGAGCAGGTGAAAACCGTGGTGCACTCTATGTACATGCCCTTGGGCAACATGACCAAAATGACCGACGAAGAGCGTGCTGCCATTGCCGCTTGGAGCGGTACCCGCGACTAA
- a CDS encoding extracellular solute-binding protein: MKNLRGLLLKRGVMALAMAAGGSAALLFGSTALAAVDIQVWTALNSHNQDEFERLVRDFNRSQSDVKVSVKAHDSEASLEQVLQAGKDLPNLVQLGEMSGLDEVADRSYIMPMHTLLAREKMDNVSWFLASNSFVRNGRGQLQGFPYMAEIPVMYYNLDAFDKAKIEPAVPSRIWLDLQAQLVDLANKGSRRCPLTSDQSVSINLENLAAVNNQIYGLAPGPKVKGKVGFDFDVMYIRHLSMMISWVKSELMVKPGTLPESPQRFAKGECAVMFSNSGHIGEYSDTRGLKYAVTGLPYYPEVTQTPGKPFVTGSALWAVKGHKAEQNQASARFINWLAQPENAARWYQNTGFLPVSREAFNATGNDYYKDKGDWMHLVGAYSSGTSGTAKGNFRNYRQIRAVFNQSLESALDGQQPAMTALRTAATQANRLVAQRGR, encoded by the coding sequence ATGAAAAATCTACGCGGATTACTGTTGAAACGTGGTGTTATGGCTTTGGCGATGGCAGCGGGTGGCTCAGCCGCTTTGCTGTTCGGGTCGACGGCCCTGGCAGCCGTTGATATTCAGGTCTGGACTGCTTTGAACTCGCACAATCAAGATGAGTTTGAACGCCTGGTTCGGGATTTCAATCGCAGCCAGAGCGACGTCAAGGTGTCGGTCAAGGCTCATGACTCGGAAGCCTCGTTAGAGCAAGTCTTGCAAGCGGGCAAGGATTTGCCCAATCTGGTGCAATTAGGCGAAATGTCCGGCCTGGATGAAGTCGCTGACCGCTCTTACATTATGCCCATGCACACTTTGCTGGCGCGGGAAAAAATGGATAATGTGTCCTGGTTCCTGGCCTCGAACTCTTTTGTGCGCAATGGCCGTGGCCAATTACAAGGTTTCCCCTATATGGCCGAGATTCCGGTCATGTATTACAACCTGGACGCGTTTGATAAAGCCAAGATTGAGCCTGCGGTGCCCAGTCGTATCTGGTTGGACCTGCAGGCCCAGTTGGTTGATCTGGCCAATAAAGGCTCGCGTCGTTGTCCGTTGACTTCAGACCAGTCGGTTTCCATTAATCTGGAGAACCTGGCAGCGGTCAATAACCAGATTTACGGTCTGGCACCGGGCCCCAAGGTTAAAGGCAAAGTGGGCTTTGACTTTGATGTGATGTACATCCGTCACCTGTCCATGATGATCAGTTGGGTGAAATCCGAGCTGATGGTCAAACCTGGCACCTTGCCCGAGTCTCCCCAGCGTTTTGCCAAGGGCGAATGTGCCGTTATGTTCTCGAACTCCGGCCATATTGGTGAATACAGCGACACACGTGGCTTGAAATATGCGGTTACCGGTCTGCCTTATTACCCTGAGGTGACCCAAACTCCAGGTAAACCGTTTGTGACCGGCTCGGCTCTGTGGGCGGTCAAAGGTCATAAAGCCGAACAGAATCAAGCCTCGGCCCGCTTTATCAACTGGCTGGCTCAGCCCGAGAATGCGGCACGCTGGTATCAGAACACAGGCTTTTTGCCTGTGAGCCGTGAAGCCTTTAATGCCACAGGCAACGACTATTACAAGGATAAGGGCGACTGGATGCATCTGGTCGGCGCCTATAGCAGCGGTACCTCGGGCACAGCTAAAGGCAATTTCCGCAACTACCGCCAGATTCGTGCCGTGTTCAATCAGAGTCTGGAAAGTGCGCTGGATGGACAGCAACCTGCCATGACCGCATTGCGTACTGCCGCTACGCAAGCGAATCGTTTGGTGGCACAGAGAGGACGCTGA
- a CDS encoding GntR family transcriptional regulator translates to MTSESHAPSASSLLEGGMADSEVGRVYSQIFDAVVDRRLLPGTKLTEATLCTIFECSRATVRAALAALEHDKIVVIEPNRGAFVWKPTAKQTRDVFELRRDLEALILQKLIRSPDLPARLAGLYEMVEREQHAFEHGDRISWLRLSNAFHVMLARCAGNDELTELMHTLCARTTLIIAYHDTPGEQACSFYEHKEILDKLSQGDADGAQLAMHHHLSDCEHRMSEAGDGSAADPWRALSVKR, encoded by the coding sequence ATGACGAGTGAATCCCATGCGCCCAGCGCCTCCTCGCTGCTAGAGGGAGGCATGGCAGATAGCGAGGTCGGGCGTGTTTATAGCCAGATCTTTGATGCGGTGGTGGATCGGCGTCTTTTACCGGGCACCAAACTGACGGAAGCCACGCTGTGCACGATTTTCGAGTGCTCGCGGGCGACCGTTCGTGCGGCGCTGGCTGCCCTCGAACACGACAAGATTGTGGTCATTGAGCCCAATCGGGGTGCTTTTGTCTGGAAGCCGACGGCCAAGCAAACACGGGACGTGTTTGAACTGCGGCGTGATCTGGAAGCCTTGATTCTGCAAAAACTGATCCGCTCCCCGGATCTGCCGGCGCGTCTGGCTGGTTTATATGAAATGGTGGAGCGTGAACAGCACGCCTTTGAACATGGCGACCGCATCAGTTGGTTGCGCCTGTCCAATGCGTTTCACGTGATGCTGGCGCGCTGCGCGGGCAATGACGAGCTGACCGAGTTGATGCACACCTTGTGCGCGCGCACCACACTCATCATTGCGTATCACGACACGCCGGGCGAACAGGCTTGCTCGTTTTACGAGCACAAAGAGATTTTGGACAAGCTTAGTCAGGGCGATGCCGACGGCGCGCAACTGGCTATGCATCATCACTTAAGTGATTGTGAACATCGCATGAGCGAAGCGGGTGATGGCAGTGCTGCCGATCCTTGGCGGGCCCTCAGCGTAAAACGCTAA
- a CDS encoding CDP-6-deoxy-delta-3,4-glucoseen reductase, with protein MSFKVTVQPSGHSFDVQPGQSVLDGALNAGIVLPYSCRNGTCSSCRGKVIEGAYDAGRAPEQLLSEEDRAAGYTLFCQAKPSSDMLIESHEIRMATDIQIRKMPSRVVGLEKVRDDVMVVRLQMPSSEPFRYYPGQYLEFILKDGSRRSYSMATPPREDNQVELHIRHMPGGVFTDHVFGAGATAMKEREILRVEAPLGSFFLREDSAAPMVFLASGTGFAPIKALIERLIQTGSQREVALYWGGRRPKDLYQSELAEKWASELPNLRFIPVISDAQPEDGWTGRTGFVHQAVLADLPDLSAWQVYACGAPGMVEAARKDFVEQAQLNPDNYFADAFTSLADVK; from the coding sequence ATGAGTTTCAAAGTCACGGTTCAGCCCAGCGGGCACAGTTTTGACGTACAGCCCGGACAGTCTGTGCTGGATGGCGCGCTGAATGCCGGTATCGTCTTGCCCTATAGCTGCCGTAATGGCACCTGTTCGTCTTGCCGTGGCAAGGTCATTGAAGGTGCATACGATGCAGGCCGCGCACCTGAGCAATTGCTCAGCGAAGAGGATCGCGCGGCAGGCTACACTCTGTTTTGTCAGGCCAAGCCCAGCAGCGACATGCTGATCGAGTCCCACGAAATTCGTATGGCGACTGATATCCAGATTCGCAAAATGCCCTCGCGCGTGGTGGGCCTGGAGAAGGTACGTGATGATGTGATGGTGGTGCGTCTGCAAATGCCGTCGTCCGAGCCATTCCGTTATTACCCAGGCCAGTATCTGGAGTTCATCCTGAAGGACGGCAGCCGTCGCAGCTACTCCATGGCCACACCGCCACGGGAAGACAATCAGGTGGAATTGCATATTCGTCACATGCCCGGCGGCGTATTTACCGATCACGTGTTCGGTGCTGGCGCCACTGCCATGAAAGAGCGCGAAATTTTGCGCGTGGAAGCGCCTTTGGGTTCTTTCTTCCTGCGTGAAGATAGCGCGGCTCCTATGGTTTTTCTTGCCAGCGGTACAGGTTTTGCTCCTATCAAGGCCTTGATCGAGCGCCTGATTCAAACCGGCAGCCAGCGCGAAGTAGCCCTGTACTGGGGCGGGCGTCGACCCAAGGATCTGTACCAGTCCGAACTGGCCGAGAAATGGGCCAGTGAACTGCCTAACTTGCGTTTCATTCCGGTAATTTCCGACGCTCAGCCTGAAGATGGCTGGACAGGCCGTACGGGCTTTGTGCATCAGGCGGTACTGGCTGATTTGCCGGATTTGTCGGCCTGGCAGGTGTACGCCTGTGGCGCGCCGGGTATGGTTGAAGCAGCCCGCAAGGATTTTGTGGAGCAAGCCCAACTGAATCCGGACAATTACTTTGCAGATGCCTTTACGTCCCTGGCTGACGTAAAGTAA
- the uraH gene encoding hydroxyisourate hydrolase: protein MGKLSTHVLDTTQGRPASGVRVDLYSIENDQRTLIKTTHTNSDGRCDEPLLQSQTMHTGVFELVFHAGDYFAASGVALPEPRFVDQVGIRFGIADANANYHVPLVVTPWSWSTYRGS from the coding sequence ATGGGAAAGCTATCAACCCATGTCCTTGACACGACTCAAGGACGCCCAGCCAGCGGCGTGCGCGTCGATCTTTACTCCATCGAAAACGATCAACGCACTCTGATCAAAACCACTCACACCAATAGCGACGGCCGCTGTGATGAGCCCCTGCTGCAAAGCCAGACCATGCACACGGGCGTTTTTGAACTGGTGTTCCATGCCGGTGACTACTTTGCCGCCAGCGGTGTGGCCCTGCCCGAGCCACGCTTTGTGGATCAGGTCGGCATTCGCTTTGGTATTGCTGATGCCAATGCCAATTACCACGTACCTCTGGTCGTCACCCCCTGGTCCTGGTCTACCTATCGCGGCAGTTGA
- the parC gene encoding DNA topoisomerase IV subunit A → MDSNQLDFEPAGSDDSITLATYAEQAYLDYAVSVVRGRALPDLTDGQKPVQRRILYAMDAMGLGSTAKPVKSARVVGDVLGKYHPHGDQAAYDAMVRMAQDFVLRYPLVDGQGNFGSRDGDNAAAMRYTEARLTPFSRLLLDELDEGTVDFIPNYDGSQKEPVTLPARLPIMLLNGASGIAVGMATEIPSHNLREVAQACVSLLRNPNLSDQEIHEIVPGPDFAGGGQIISAADDIAAVYAQGRGSIKARARWVFEEMARGQWQLVVTELPPGSSSQQILEEIEERTNPKVKAGKKSLSTEQQQTKALMLNMLDAVRDESGKQAAVRLVFEPKSRAIDRDEFVTTLLAQTSLERNVSINLVCIDTDGRPGQRSLRQILLNWLEFRRRTMERRTRYRLDKVTDRIHVLQGRMVVYLNVDEVIQTIRESDEPRAALMDRFDLSERQADDILEMRLRQLARLEGFKIEKELQERLDEQESLQKLLDDPKALKRLMIREIEADVKTYGDDRRTLIEAAERAVLESKVVDEPVTVIVSRKGWLRSRQGHGHDASQFSFKTGDSLRDALECRSTTDLVAIGTDGRVYTVPVSSLPSARGDGQPITSMIEVSPSAPIEHILGAPLDQYYVLAACDGYGFVASQGDMNTRQKAGKQFVTIEDGKKLLKPLALRPDDQYVGLLSEQGRFLVVDIKELKVLSKGGRGTVLIKLNEGDTLSQWVAFGEAGLAVSGVNRKRASTIVMDLDMLANYLGKRAGKGKTLSLKLNDPVLHRPEQA, encoded by the coding sequence ATTCTGTACGCCATGGATGCCATGGGCCTGGGCTCAACGGCCAAGCCCGTGAAATCGGCCCGTGTGGTGGGGGATGTGCTGGGTAAGTATCACCCGCACGGCGACCAGGCCGCCTATGACGCCATGGTGCGTATGGCGCAGGATTTTGTGCTGCGTTATCCGCTGGTAGACGGGCAGGGCAACTTTGGTTCGCGCGACGGTGACAATGCCGCCGCCATGCGTTACACGGAAGCACGTTTGACACCGTTCTCGCGTCTGCTGCTGGACGAGCTGGACGAAGGTACGGTGGACTTCATCCCCAACTACGATGGCAGCCAGAAAGAGCCGGTGACTTTGCCAGCACGCTTGCCCATCATGCTGCTTAACGGCGCATCGGGGATTGCCGTCGGGATGGCGACCGAGATTCCGTCGCACAATCTACGTGAAGTGGCGCAAGCCTGCGTCAGCCTGCTGCGCAACCCGAATTTGAGCGATCAGGAAATTCACGAGATCGTCCCCGGCCCGGACTTTGCGGGTGGTGGCCAAATCATTTCCGCCGCTGACGATATCGCAGCGGTGTACGCCCAAGGCCGTGGCTCCATCAAGGCTCGTGCCCGTTGGGTCTTCGAGGAAATGGCACGTGGTCAATGGCAGTTGGTGGTTACCGAATTACCGCCCGGCAGCTCTTCCCAGCAGATTCTGGAAGAGATCGAGGAACGCACCAATCCCAAGGTCAAGGCGGGCAAGAAGTCCCTGAGCACGGAACAACAGCAAACCAAAGCCCTGATGCTGAACATGCTCGACGCCGTGCGCGATGAGTCCGGCAAGCAGGCTGCGGTGCGTCTGGTGTTTGAACCCAAGTCTCGCGCCATTGATCGGGACGAATTCGTGACGACCTTGCTGGCGCAGACCAGCCTGGAGCGCAACGTCTCTATTAACCTGGTGTGTATCGATACGGATGGCCGACCCGGTCAGCGTTCTTTGCGCCAGATCCTGCTGAACTGGCTGGAGTTCCGCCGTCGTACGATGGAACGCCGTACGCGCTATCGTCTGGACAAGGTCACCGACCGTATCCATGTGCTGCAAGGGCGCATGGTAGTGTATTTGAATGTGGATGAGGTCATTCAAACCATTCGTGAGTCCGACGAGCCGCGTGCTGCCTTGATGGATCGCTTTGATTTAAGCGAACGTCAGGCCGATGATATTCTGGAAATGCGCCTGCGTCAGTTGGCACGTCTGGAAGGCTTCAAGATCGAGAAAGAGCTGCAAGAACGCCTGGACGAACAGGAGTCTCTTCAAAAGCTGCTGGACGATCCCAAGGCCTTGAAACGCCTGATGATTCGTGAAATCGAAGCAGACGTGAAAACCTACGGTGATGACCGTCGTACCTTGATTGAAGCGGCCGAGCGTGCCGTGCTGGAAAGCAAGGTGGTTGACGAGCCAGTTACCGTGATTGTGTCGCGCAAAGGCTGGTTGCGTTCGCGTCAGGGTCATGGTCACGACGCTTCGCAGTTCAGTTTCAAGACGGGGGATAGTTTGCGCGATGCGCTGGAGTGCCGCAGTACCACGGATCTGGTCGCCATCGGCACCGATGGCCGGGTCTATACTGTTCCGGTTTCCAGCTTGCCTTCGGCGCGTGGAGACGGTCAGCCCATTACCTCCATGATTGAAGTCAGCCCCAGCGCGCCTATCGAGCACATTCTGGGGGCACCTCTGGATCAGTACTACGTGCTGGCTGCCTGCGACGGCTACGGTTTTGTGGCCTCCCAGGGTGACATGAACACACGTCAGAAAGCGGGCAAGCAGTTTGTCACCATTGAGGATGGCAAAAAGTTGCTCAAACCTTTGGCCTTGCGTCCGGACGATCAGTACGTGGGGCTGCTCAGCGAGCAGGGGCGTTTCCTGGTGGTGGACATCAAGGAACTGAAAGTGCTGTCCAAAGGGGGACGTGGCACGGTACTGATCAAGCTGAACGAGGGCGATACGCTTAGCCAATGGGTGGCCTTTGGTGAAGCGGGTTTGGCCGTCAGTGGGGTGAATCGCAAGCGTGCGTCGACCATCGTGATGGATCTGGACATGCTGGCCAATTATCTGGGCAAGCGGGCAGGCAAGGGCAAGACCCTGTCGCTCAAATTGAACGACCCTGTGCTGCATCGGCCTGAGCAGGCCTGA
- a CDS encoding TcpQ domain-containing protein, with translation MRFLARFCVLVMCALGLSACQTRPGPDGLLADPGARVFNFDWRLAGDPQVGPMQVFDNGTRIWLHFAPEQILPAVFGRRDGQEMLLSLRPSGQFQLIDGLWAELVFRAGRAQAQASLQRKSSQSEDSTLSGAEESDVLAQPLPVGDPLKPDPVGAMQPPVLKLEPGRAGGLGQDAGQKEAGRGSSSQNAALPAPVQLVERIAFQASSDMWAVNLPNPDSTVFELRLKDRTLRQALVRWAKQAKWVFASEHWTLDVDFPVKAAARFEGSFESAVEQLLTAAQLNAHSLQACFYSNQVLRVLASPQTCDPSVQHQEQS, from the coding sequence ATGCGTTTTCTTGCCCGTTTTTGCGTGTTGGTAATGTGTGCTCTTGGGCTGTCTGCCTGTCAGACCCGTCCGGGGCCGGATGGTCTGCTGGCCGATCCGGGAGCGCGCGTCTTCAATTTTGATTGGCGCTTAGCCGGCGACCCCCAAGTGGGGCCTATGCAGGTCTTTGATAATGGGACGCGCATTTGGCTGCATTTTGCACCAGAGCAGATTTTGCCCGCGGTGTTTGGTCGCAGGGACGGGCAGGAAATGCTGCTGTCATTACGACCTTCGGGGCAGTTTCAGTTAATCGACGGTTTGTGGGCGGAGCTGGTGTTTCGTGCAGGCAGGGCGCAGGCACAAGCCAGTCTGCAGCGCAAGAGTAGCCAGAGTGAAGACTCTACCTTGTCAGGGGCAGAGGAATCGGATGTTTTAGCCCAACCTTTGCCTGTAGGAGATCCCTTGAAACCGGACCCAGTGGGGGCGATGCAGCCACCAGTGCTGAAGCTGGAGCCAGGGAGGGCCGGCGGGCTGGGGCAGGATGCCGGGCAAAAGGAGGCCGGGCGTGGCAGCTCGTCTCAGAACGCTGCATTGCCCGCACCCGTACAGTTGGTGGAACGGATTGCCTTTCAAGCCAGCTCGGACATGTGGGCGGTCAATCTACCGAACCCTGATTCAACTGTTTTTGAACTGCGTTTGAAAGACCGGACGCTAAGGCAGGCGCTTGTGCGTTGGGCCAAACAAGCGAAGTGGGTTTTTGCATCGGAACATTGGACTTTGGATGTGGATTTTCCTGTCAAGGCTGCCGCCCGCTTTGAGGGGAGTTTTGAGTCAGCGGTCGAGCAGTTGCTGACGGCGGCACAACTGAACGCCCATTCTTTGCAGGCCTGCTTTTATTCCAATCAGGTGCTGCGTGTTTTGGCTAGTCCGCAAACGTGTGACCCGAGTGTGCAGCATCAGGAGCAGTCATGA
- a CDS encoding D-amino acid dehydrogenase produces MKVAVLGSGIIGVSTAWWLSQQGCEVVVVDRGTGPAQETSRANGGQISVSYAEPWANPKMPFKLLKWLLQDDAPLLFRPRLDLRQWRWCLSFLRECLPGRVAPNVRALVAMAEYSRSTLKQLRPSLDFDYRHQEKGIITFYRDAQSLDDSQQMADVMRDMGVDRRIMSVDELVQLEPALASARGQIVGGDYTKDDESGDANQFTCGLAAMAKRAGVEFRFSTQITRLLTAKGRVVGVEVIGSDGAYESIQAGAFVVAMGSFSPTVLQPLGIACPVYPAKGYSATFPVLVPEGAPTVSLTDKDHKLVFSRLGDSLRVAGTAELSGYSRSLNPARCQALLMHVADLFPSALDFDNVHFWSGLRPATASNIPLIGRSSIPNLYLNTGHGTLGWTMGVGSGRALADLVMGHKPEPEFPFLS; encoded by the coding sequence ATGAAAGTAGCAGTTCTGGGCAGCGGCATTATTGGGGTATCAACTGCCTGGTGGCTCAGCCAGCAAGGTTGTGAGGTGGTGGTTGTGGATCGGGGAACCGGTCCCGCGCAGGAAACCTCGCGTGCCAATGGCGGGCAAATCTCGGTGTCCTATGCCGAGCCCTGGGCCAACCCGAAAATGCCGTTCAAACTGCTGAAATGGTTGTTGCAGGACGATGCTCCCTTGTTGTTCCGTCCGCGTCTGGACCTGCGCCAGTGGCGCTGGTGCCTGTCTTTCCTGCGAGAGTGCCTGCCGGGGCGGGTTGCGCCCAATGTGCGCGCTCTGGTGGCCATGGCGGAATACAGCCGCAGCACACTCAAGCAATTGCGTCCCAGTCTGGATTTTGATTATCGCCATCAGGAAAAAGGCATCATCACGTTTTACCGGGATGCTCAAAGTCTGGATGACTCCCAGCAAATGGCCGATGTCATGCGCGATATGGGGGTGGACCGCCGCATCATGAGCGTGGACGAACTGGTGCAGTTGGAGCCTGCTCTGGCCTCGGCTCGCGGCCAGATCGTGGGGGGCGATTACACCAAAGATGATGAATCCGGCGATGCAAACCAGTTCACCTGCGGTTTGGCAGCCATGGCCAAGCGGGCCGGGGTGGAGTTTCGCTTTTCCACCCAAATCACCCGTCTGCTGACGGCCAAGGGCCGCGTGGTGGGCGTCGAGGTCATTGGTTCGGACGGTGCGTACGAGTCCATACAGGCAGGCGCCTTTGTGGTGGCTATGGGCAGTTTCAGTCCCACGGTCTTGCAGCCGCTGGGGATTGCCTGCCCTGTTTACCCGGCTAAAGGCTATTCGGCCACTTTCCCGGTACTGGTTCCCGAGGGGGCGCCTACGGTCAGCCTGACTGATAAAGATCACAAACTGGTTTTTTCCCGTCTGGGTGATAGCCTGCGGGTCGCTGGAACCGCAGAGTTGTCGGGCTATTCACGCAGTTTGAACCCCGCCCGCTGTCAGGCTTTGTTAATGCATGTGGCTGATCTGTTCCCAAGCGCATTGGATTTTGATAATGTTCATTTCTGGTCAGGATTACGTCCTGCCACAGCATCAAATATCCCACTGATAGGCCGCTCGTCCATACCCAACCTGTACCTGAATACCGGGCATGGCACCCTGGGGTGGACGATGGGTGTCGGCTCTGGTCGCGCCCTGGCAGACCTGGTCATGGGACACAAACCCGAACCTGAATTTCCTTTTTTATCTTGA